One candidate division Zixibacteria bacterium HGW-Zixibacteria-1 genomic region harbors:
- a CDS encoding 50S ribosomal protein L13 produces MKTYIPKVEELEKQKKWHLIDLDGLTLGRAAIEIANILRGKNKPIFTPHLDTGDFVIAVNASKVVVTGGKDEKMSYFRYTGYPGGLRETSYKKMKVKDPSQIVIHAVKGMIPKNKLGRKVIKKLHVYADENHPHQAQKPEVLKLS; encoded by the coding sequence ATGAAGACATATATACCGAAGGTTGAAGAATTAGAAAAGCAGAAAAAGTGGCACCTGATCGACCTTGATGGTCTCACACTGGGCCGGGCCGCGATTGAAATCGCGAATATTCTGCGTGGAAAAAACAAACCGATTTTTACACCTCATTTGGATACGGGCGATTTTGTTATTGCTGTCAATGCTTCAAAGGTGGTGGTTACCGGGGGCAAGGATGAGAAGATGTCCTATTTCCGGTATACCGGTTATCCGGGCGGTTTGAGAGAGACATCTTACAAGAAGATGAAGGTCAAAGACCCATCGCAGATTGTGATTCATGCGGTGAAAGGGATGATTCCGAAGAACAAACTGGGCCGCAAGGTCATCAAGAAGCTGCATGTCTATGCCGACGAGAATCACCCGCACCAGGCTCAGAAACCAGAAGTTTTGAAATTATCTTAA
- a CDS encoding 30S ribosomal protein S9 — protein sequence MSEIIFSATGRRKEATARVTMRVGGGVLTINNKAPREYLKRGVLVDIINQPINETGTSGKLDISCRVLGGGLTGQAGALRLAIARALSKLDPDLRPALRRKGYLTRDARIVERKKYGQPKARKRFQYSKR from the coding sequence ATGAGCGAAATTATTTTTTCTGCTACGGGAAGACGGAAAGAGGCTACCGCCAGAGTGACCATGAGGGTCGGCGGCGGCGTACTGACGATCAACAATAAGGCACCCAGGGAATACCTGAAGCGCGGCGTTCTGGTTGACATTATCAACCAGCCGATCAACGAGACCGGAACCAGCGGCAAGCTCGACATCAGTTGTCGTGTCCTCGGCGGCGGCTTGACCGGTCAGGCCGGCGCCCTTCGTCTGGCTATCGCGCGCGCCCTGTCCAAGCTTGATCCCGATCTTCGTCCGGCTCTGCGTCGCAAGGGTTACCTGACCCGTGATGCCAGGATTGTCGAGAGGAAGAAGTACGGTCAGCCCAAAGCCCGTAAGCGCTTCCAGTACTCGAAACGATAG
- the rpsB gene encoding 30S ribosomal protein S2 has product MVKPKVKELLEAGAHFGHQTRRWNPKMKPFIFTERNGIYIIDLNKTLEAIERACLKVREVISRGQSILFVGTKKQAKDVIKTEAERCKQFFVTERWLGGMLTNFSTIKSSIKKLKDLERMFEEDEYGKFTKKERIKLDRQREKLDKVLGGIKDMNYIPGLVFVVDAKKEKIAIAEAAKLGIPIVAIIDTNADPDPIDFPIAANDDAIKSIRLITRTLVDEAIDAKNSISEQEIMQKVEAETGDNLRAYISADDSEADKA; this is encoded by the coding sequence ATGGTAAAGCCCAAAGTAAAGGAGCTTTTGGAAGCGGGGGCGCATTTTGGTCATCAGACCAGAAGGTGGAACCCCAAGATGAAGCCGTTCATTTTTACCGAACGGAACGGCATTTATATCATTGATTTGAACAAGACGCTCGAAGCCATAGAGAGAGCCTGTCTCAAGGTGAGAGAGGTTATTTCGCGCGGCCAGTCGATTCTTTTTGTCGGCACCAAGAAGCAGGCCAAGGATGTTATCAAGACCGAAGCGGAACGCTGCAAGCAGTTTTTTGTGACCGAGAGATGGCTGGGCGGCATGCTGACCAATTTTTCCACGATTAAATCGTCGATCAAGAAGCTCAAGGATCTGGAGCGGATGTTCGAAGAGGACGAGTACGGCAAATTCACCAAGAAAGAGCGTATTAAGCTCGATCGCCAGAGAGAGAAGCTTGACAAGGTTCTCGGCGGCATCAAGGATATGAATTATATCCCGGGCCTGGTTTTTGTGGTCGATGCCAAGAAGGAAAAGATCGCCATAGCCGAAGCGGCCAAGCTGGGTATTCCGATTGTTGCGATAATCGACACCAACGCGGATCCGGATCCGATCGATTTTCCGATTGCGGCCAACGATGATGCTATCAAGTCGATCCGACTGATCACCCGGACGCTGGTGGATGAGGCTATCGATGCGAAGAATTCGATATCGGAGCAGGAAATAATGCAGAAGGTCGAAGCGGAAACGGGCGACAATCTGAGAGCGTATATTTCAGCCGATGATAGTGAAGCTGACAAGGCATAA
- the tsf gene encoding translation elongation factor Ts, protein MEITAQLVKDLRDKTGAGMMDCKKALSETGGDMEKAIHYLREKGIAKAASKAGRSTSEGIIASYIHAGSKLGVLVEINCETDFVARTADFQTFAKDVAMQVAASNPLAVSREELPQDKIAEERVIYQQQALNEGKPEKIVDKIVDGKLEKYYSEVCLLEQPFVKDSDKTIQDLINEAIAKLGENIGVKRFIRFQLGE, encoded by the coding sequence ATGGAAATAACAGCACAATTAGTCAAGGATCTTCGTGATAAAACCGGGGCCGGGATGATGGACTGCAAAAAGGCTCTTTCCGAGACCGGCGGCGACATGGAGAAAGCAATACATTACCTGAGAGAAAAAGGGATTGCCAAAGCGGCCAGTAAGGCGGGCCGGAGCACCAGTGAAGGCATCATTGCCTCCTATATTCATGCCGGCAGCAAACTGGGCGTTCTGGTCGAGATAAACTGCGAAACCGATTTTGTGGCCCGGACGGCCGATTTTCAGACCTTTGCCAAAGATGTTGCCATGCAGGTGGCGGCCTCGAATCCGCTGGCAGTATCCCGCGAGGAACTGCCCCAGGATAAGATAGCGGAAGAACGGGTGATATATCAGCAGCAGGCGCTCAATGAAGGCAAGCCGGAAAAAATTGTTGATAAAATTGTTGACGGCAAGCTTGAAAAATATTATTCCGAAGTATGTCTTTTGGAACAGCCGTTTGTAAAAGATAGTGATAAAACGATTCAGGATTTGATTAATGAAGCTATTGCCAAGCTGGGTGAGAATATAGGCGTCAAGCGCTTTATCCGATTCCAGCTGGGTGAGTAA